One Amycolatopsis sp. NBC_00355 genomic window carries:
- a CDS encoding beta-ketoacyl [acyl carrier protein] synthase domain-containing protein, with the protein MNEPIAIVGMGCRFPGAAGPDALWELLDTRGDAVVGAAPAARFDAAELYDPVPRRRGRLVSLAGGFLGSEEFDPGFFGVSEREAAVLDPQHRVLLTTTRDALADAGLDGVEGREIGVFMGQSTGEHWDSRQGTADMYAIAGAAARSMASGRISYAWDLRGPCATVDAACSSGTLAVHLACQSLRTGECDTAVAGGVSLVLGTDHTLGYSAAGMLSPTGRCRFGDEDADGFVRSDGAGVVVLKRLGQALADGDRVHALILGSAQASKGRTAKAIIAPSVEGYLQVIARACAQAGIAPAEIGYVEAHGNAAPAGDVVELQAISAAIGSGRPAGQPCLVGSVKSNIGHPEAAGGLAGLLKTALVVRERRIPATLHCPRPTSAVDWAGLALASSPVEWPYPGRALAGVSTYGLSGTFVHLVVGGL; encoded by the coding sequence ATGAACGAGCCGATCGCGATCGTCGGCATGGGCTGCCGGTTCCCCGGCGCGGCCGGCCCGGACGCGCTCTGGGAGCTGCTCGACACGCGCGGGGACGCGGTCGTCGGCGCCGCACCGGCTGCCCGGTTCGACGCGGCGGAGCTGTACGACCCGGTGCCCCGCCGCCGCGGCCGGCTCGTCAGCCTGGCGGGCGGCTTCCTCGGCTCCGAAGAGTTCGACCCGGGGTTCTTCGGTGTGAGCGAACGGGAAGCGGCGGTGCTCGACCCGCAGCACCGCGTCCTCCTGACGACCACGCGCGACGCGCTGGCCGACGCCGGGCTCGACGGCGTCGAGGGCCGCGAGATCGGCGTCTTCATGGGGCAGAGCACCGGCGAGCACTGGGACAGCCGGCAGGGGACGGCCGACATGTACGCGATCGCGGGCGCGGCGGCGCGGAGCATGGCGTCCGGGCGGATCAGCTACGCGTGGGACCTGCGCGGCCCGTGCGCCACGGTCGACGCGGCGTGCTCGTCGGGCACGCTGGCCGTGCACCTCGCGTGCCAGAGCCTGCGCACGGGGGAGTGCGACACGGCGGTGGCGGGCGGCGTCAGCCTGGTCCTGGGCACCGACCACACGCTCGGCTACTCGGCGGCGGGGATGCTGTCGCCCACCGGGCGTTGCCGTTTCGGCGACGAGGACGCGGACGGTTTCGTCCGCAGCGACGGCGCGGGCGTCGTCGTCCTCAAGCGGCTGGGTCAGGCCCTGGCCGACGGCGACCGCGTCCACGCGTTGATCCTCGGCAGCGCGCAGGCGAGCAAGGGCCGGACGGCCAAGGCGATCATCGCGCCGTCGGTCGAGGGCTACCTGCAGGTGATCGCCCGGGCGTGCGCGCAGGCCGGGATCGCGCCCGCGGAGATCGGTTACGTGGAGGCGCACGGCAACGCGGCCCCGGCGGGGGACGTCGTCGAGCTGCAGGCGATCAGCGCGGCGATCGGCTCCGGGCGGCCGGCGGGTCAGCCGTGCCTGGTGGGTTCGGTGAAGTCGAACATCGGCCACCCGGAGGCCGCGGGCGGCCTGGCGGGCTTGCTCAAGACGGCGCTGGTGGTCCGCGAACGGCGGATTCCGGCCACTTTGCACTGCCCGCGTCCGACCTCGGCGGTCGACTGGGCCGGTCTCGCGCTCGCGTCTTCACCGGTCGAATGGCCTTACCCGGGGCGGGCGCTGGCGGGAGTCAGCACCTACGGGCTGTCCGGGACGTTCGTTCACCTGGTCGTGGGCGGGCTCTGA
- a CDS encoding pyridoxamine 5'-phosphate oxidase family protein, with protein sequence MTSWQEFSAQSPSLASRVHARFTAGESHVLATLRRDGSPRVSGSEVDFRGEEAYIGSMLDALKARDLRRDNRFAIHAYPGIEEGGDAKLAGVVAELTDTAEIAALQGNDEPCHLFRLDLKEVVLTWVAEDTLFVESWKEGRGTVKFARPGNGPAEVVK encoded by the coding sequence ATGACGAGTTGGCAGGAGTTCTCGGCGCAGTCACCCTCGCTGGCTTCGCGCGTGCACGCGCGATTCACGGCGGGGGAGTCGCACGTATTGGCGACGTTGCGGCGCGACGGTTCGCCACGGGTGAGCGGCTCCGAGGTGGACTTCCGTGGCGAAGAGGCGTACATCGGGTCGATGCTGGACGCGCTGAAGGCCCGCGACCTGCGGCGCGACAACCGGTTCGCGATCCACGCCTACCCGGGCATCGAGGAGGGCGGCGACGCGAAGCTGGCGGGTGTGGTGGCGGAGCTGACGGACACGGCGGAAATCGCGGCGCTGCAAGGAAACGACGAACCGTGTCACCTGTTCCGGCTCGACCTCAAGGAGGTCGTGCTGACGTGGGTGGCCGAGGACACGCTCTTCGTGGAGAGCTGGAAGGAGGGAAGGGGAACGGTGAAGTTCGCCAGGCCGGGCAACGGCCCGGCGGAGGTGGTGAAGTAG
- a CDS encoding steroid 3-ketoacyl-CoA thiolase, with product MGVPVIVEAVRTPIGKRGGLLAGLHAAELLGAAQLALLDRAGIDPALVEQLIGGCVTQAGEQSNNVTRTAWLHAGLPETAGATTIDAQCGSAQQATHLIAGLIAADAIDVGVACGVEAMSRVPLGTNRAGGSPRPASWSIDLPNQYGAAERIAVRRGLTRLDVDTFGAASQQKAAAAWEAGHFDREVAPVKAPVLDASGAPTGETRLVGRDQGLRETTVEGLARLKPVVEDGIHTAGTSSQISDGAAALLLMDSARASSLGLRPRARIIAQALVGAEPYYHLDGPIRATERVLSRAGMTITDPDLFEVNEAFASVALSWQRVLEPDESRVNVNGGAIALGHPVGSTGARLLTTALHELERRDAATALVTMCAGGALSTATIIERL from the coding sequence ATGGGCGTGCCGGTCATCGTCGAAGCCGTGCGGACTCCGATCGGCAAGCGGGGCGGCCTGCTGGCCGGCCTGCACGCGGCCGAGCTGCTGGGGGCCGCGCAGCTGGCCCTGCTGGACCGGGCCGGGATCGACCCGGCGCTGGTCGAGCAGCTGATCGGCGGCTGCGTCACACAGGCCGGCGAGCAGTCGAACAACGTCACGCGCACCGCGTGGCTGCACGCGGGCCTGCCGGAGACGGCGGGCGCGACGACGATCGACGCCCAGTGCGGCTCGGCGCAGCAGGCGACGCACCTGATCGCCGGGCTGATCGCGGCGGACGCCATCGACGTCGGCGTCGCCTGCGGCGTCGAGGCGATGAGCCGCGTCCCGCTGGGAACGAACCGCGCGGGCGGCTCCCCGCGGCCGGCGTCGTGGTCGATCGACCTCCCGAACCAGTACGGCGCGGCGGAGCGCATCGCCGTGCGCCGAGGCTTGACGCGTCTTGACGTCGACACTTTCGGCGCCGCGTCCCAGCAGAAAGCCGCGGCCGCCTGGGAAGCCGGCCACTTCGACCGCGAGGTGGCGCCGGTGAAGGCCCCGGTGCTCGACGCGTCGGGCGCGCCGACCGGCGAAACCCGGCTGGTCGGCCGAGACCAAGGCCTGCGCGAGACGACGGTCGAAGGCCTCGCCCGCCTCAAGCCGGTGGTCGAGGACGGCATCCACACGGCGGGCACGTCCTCCCAGATCTCCGACGGCGCGGCAGCCCTGCTGCTGATGGACTCCGCCCGCGCCTCTTCCCTCGGACTGCGGCCTCGCGCACGGATCATCGCGCAGGCGCTGGTCGGCGCGGAGCCGTACTACCACCTGGACGGCCCGATCCGCGCGACCGAGCGAGTGCTGTCGCGAGCGGGCATGACGATCACCGACCCGGACCTGTTCGAGGTCAACGAAGCGTTCGCCTCGGTCGCGCTGTCGTGGCAGCGGGTCCTGGAGCCCGACGAGTCGCGAGTCAACGTCAACGGCGGCGCGATCGCCCTGGGCCACCCGGTGGGCAGCACGGGAGCGCGCCTGCTGACGACGGCGTTGCACGAGCTGGAACGCCGCGACGCGGCGACGGCGCTGGTGACGATGTGCGCCGGCGGAGCTCTGTCGACGGCGACGATCATCGAACGCCTCTGA
- a CDS encoding cytochrome P450: protein MAAPLIPAGFDFTDPDLYAHRLPLAEFAELRRTAPVWWNPQKTNTAGFGDDGYWVVSRHEDVKEVSRDSTLYSSSEKTAIIRFDESMTEDRLNANRLVLLNMDAPQHTKLRRIVSKGFTPRSIAKLEDTLRDRAEKIVFEAKKKGTGDFVTDVACELPLQAIAELIGVPQEDRLKIFDWSNQMVAYDDPEYQVEPLEASTQLIGYAWNMAEDRRKCPMDDIVTKLIQADVDGEALGSDEFGFFVILLAVAGNETTRNAITHGMKAFLDHPAQWDLFKEQRPKTAPDEIVRWATPVVAFQRTATRDTELGGAHIKRGDRVGMFYSSANFDPDVFDDAEKFDILREDNPHVGFGGTGSHYCIGANLARLEIDLIFNAIADVMPDITEAAPPVRLRSSWLNGIKHYPVRYA, encoded by the coding sequence GTGGCCGCTCCGCTCATCCCCGCAGGTTTCGACTTCACGGACCCGGACCTCTACGCCCACCGGCTGCCCTTGGCGGAGTTCGCCGAGCTCCGGCGGACCGCCCCCGTGTGGTGGAACCCTCAGAAGACCAACACCGCAGGCTTCGGCGACGACGGCTATTGGGTCGTCTCGCGGCACGAAGACGTCAAGGAGGTCTCGCGCGACAGCACGCTCTACTCGTCGAGCGAGAAGACCGCCATCATCCGCTTCGACGAGAGCATGACCGAGGACCGCCTCAACGCGAACCGCCTGGTCCTGCTCAACATGGACGCCCCGCAGCACACGAAGCTGCGGCGCATCGTGTCGAAGGGCTTCACCCCGCGCTCGATCGCCAAGCTCGAGGATACGCTGCGGGACCGTGCCGAGAAGATCGTCTTCGAGGCGAAGAAGAAGGGCACGGGCGACTTCGTCACCGACGTCGCGTGCGAGCTGCCGCTGCAGGCCATCGCCGAGCTGATCGGCGTCCCGCAGGAGGACCGGCTCAAGATCTTCGACTGGTCCAACCAGATGGTCGCCTACGACGACCCCGAGTACCAGGTCGAGCCCCTCGAGGCGTCGACCCAGCTCATCGGCTACGCCTGGAACATGGCCGAGGACCGCCGCAAGTGCCCGATGGACGACATAGTCACCAAGCTGATCCAGGCGGACGTCGACGGCGAGGCGCTGGGCTCCGACGAGTTCGGGTTCTTCGTCATCCTGCTCGCGGTGGCCGGCAACGAAACCACGCGCAACGCGATCACCCACGGCATGAAGGCGTTCCTGGACCACCCGGCCCAGTGGGACCTGTTCAAGGAGCAGCGTCCGAAGACCGCGCCCGACGAGATCGTCCGCTGGGCCACCCCGGTGGTCGCCTTCCAGCGCACCGCCACGCGCGACACCGAGCTGGGCGGCGCGCACATCAAGCGCGGCGACCGCGTCGGGATGTTCTACAGCTCCGCGAACTTCGACCCCGATGTGTTCGACGACGCGGAGAAGTTCGACATCCTGCGGGAGGACAACCCGCACGTCGGCTTCGGCGGCACCGGTTCGCACTACTGCATCGGCGCCAACCTCGCCCGGCTGGAGATCGACCTGATCTTCAACGCCATCGCCGACGTGATGCCGGACATCACCGAAGCGGCGCCACCGGTCCGGCTGCGGTCCAGCTGGCTCAACGGCATCAAGCACTACCCGGTCCGCTACGCCTGA
- a CDS encoding dienelactone hydrolase family protein: MVNIVVFHSVLGLRPVELGAAERLRAAGHDVVTPDLYAGLTAATLDDGFALMDRVGWAAISRRAAEAVRDLPPSTVLLGVSMGCGVVQSVLPDRPAAAGVLLLHALAAIPASARDGLPVQVHVADPDPIAPPAEVAAWREATPGAEVFTYPGAGHFYTDAEDPGYDEVAAALTWRRALGFLRTLPQAD, from the coding sequence ATGGTGAACATCGTGGTCTTCCATTCGGTGCTGGGACTGCGGCCGGTCGAACTCGGTGCCGCCGAACGCCTGCGCGCGGCCGGGCACGACGTCGTCACGCCGGACCTCTACGCCGGCTTGACCGCGGCCACGCTCGACGACGGCTTCGCGCTGATGGACCGCGTCGGCTGGGCGGCCATCAGCCGACGCGCCGCGGAGGCGGTGCGCGACCTGCCGCCCTCCACCGTGCTGCTGGGAGTGTCGATGGGCTGCGGCGTGGTCCAGAGCGTCCTCCCGGACCGTCCCGCCGCGGCCGGTGTCCTGCTGCTGCACGCGTTGGCGGCCATTCCCGCGTCGGCGCGCGACGGTCTGCCGGTGCAGGTGCACGTCGCCGACCCGGATCCGATCGCGCCGCCGGCCGAGGTCGCGGCTTGGCGTGAGGCCACTCCCGGGGCCGAGGTGTTCACCTACCCCGGCGCCGGTCACTTCTACACCGACGCCGAGGATCCCGGGTACGACGAGGTCGCGGCCGCTCTCACCTGGCGGCGCGCACTCGGCTTCCTCCGGACGCTGCCTCAGGCGGACTAG
- a CDS encoding transglutaminase-like domain-containing protein: MAPRASVDVEFTIRVTEPGRAAISVSAADADTEDLTVSWGGGSDAVLFEHGTRADVFDLPLGEHRVTYHAERDLAEAEPEPVTLADVAVFTRPSRYCPSDRIGGLAPPELYGHPDARSTVDAIVRNVHDRLLYTVGATRPTDDAIDTLLAGEGVCRDFAHVCVTFCRYFDIPARYVGVYAPGLSPMDFHAVFEAAIDGHWYVFDATHLAPRQTMLRISTGRDAADTSFLATLGCSLDFLGSSVFVTTDAELPQDDWSDLVVLG; this comes from the coding sequence ATGGCCCCGCGAGCGAGTGTCGACGTCGAGTTCACCATCCGCGTCACCGAACCCGGCAGGGCGGCGATCTCGGTCTCCGCGGCCGACGCCGACACCGAGGACCTGACCGTCTCCTGGGGCGGCGGGAGCGACGCCGTCCTGTTCGAGCACGGCACCCGCGCCGACGTCTTCGACCTGCCGCTGGGGGAACACCGCGTCACCTACCACGCCGAGCGCGACCTGGCCGAGGCCGAACCCGAGCCGGTCACCCTCGCCGACGTCGCCGTGTTCACCCGGCCGAGCCGGTACTGCCCGTCCGACCGGATCGGCGGGCTGGCGCCGCCGGAGCTGTACGGCCACCCGGACGCGCGGTCCACTGTGGACGCCATCGTCCGGAACGTCCACGACCGGCTCCTCTACACCGTCGGCGCCACCCGGCCGACCGACGACGCGATCGACACCCTCCTCGCCGGCGAAGGCGTCTGCCGCGACTTCGCGCACGTGTGCGTCACCTTCTGCCGGTACTTCGACATCCCGGCCCGGTACGTCGGCGTCTACGCGCCCGGCCTGTCGCCGATGGACTTCCACGCCGTCTTCGAGGCCGCGATCGACGGCCACTGGTACGTCTTCGACGCCACGCACCTCGCCCCGCGCCAGACCATGCTCCGGATCTCCACCGGCCGCGACGCCGCGGACACGTCGTTCCTGGCCACCCTCGGCTGCAGCCTGGACTTCCTGGGCAGCTCGGTGTTCGTGACGACGGACGCCGAGCTGCCCCAGGACGACTGGTCCGACCTGGTCGTCCTCGGCTGA
- a CDS encoding YhjD/YihY/BrkB family envelope integrity protein, with amino-acid sequence MKSSPKAPSPWARARARYRWLDHIARATNRYVDSGGYHYVASITYFSLLSLVPLLMVASSVAGFVLASQPHLLDTMVRAIVSTLPGGLGDKATDLLTGFVDQRTSVGAFGLVIGLYSGWNWMNALRDSLTALWGQNRSDQSLLRLIAVDLLALLGLTAALLVSFTITISGTALGGYLLRLAGLDDTSWGHQLVSVSSVPLSLAADWLVFLWVLTRLPRQPVGVRSAVRGAIALALGFEALKLAGGFYLRLIGSSPTGIAFGSVIGLIFFISLIARMLVYVTAWTATGSDAPPRPVQPPAPVELKPVIVVDPPVAVPATIGVVTGVLGTLLALRWRRSRG; translated from the coding sequence GTGAAGAGTTCCCCCAAGGCCCCCAGCCCCTGGGCGCGGGCCCGTGCCCGGTACCGGTGGCTGGACCACATCGCCCGCGCGACCAACCGCTACGTCGACAGCGGCGGCTACCACTACGTCGCGTCGATCACCTACTTCAGCCTGCTGTCGCTCGTGCCGCTGCTGATGGTGGCGTCGTCGGTGGCCGGGTTCGTGCTGGCCAGCCAGCCGCACCTGCTCGACACGATGGTGCGCGCGATCGTCAGCACGCTGCCCGGCGGGCTGGGGGACAAGGCCACCGACCTGCTCACCGGCTTCGTCGACCAGCGGACGAGCGTCGGCGCGTTCGGCCTGGTGATCGGCCTCTACTCGGGCTGGAACTGGATGAACGCGCTGCGGGACTCGCTCACCGCGCTGTGGGGGCAGAACCGGTCGGACCAGTCGCTGCTGCGGCTGATCGCCGTCGACCTGCTCGCGCTGCTCGGCCTGACGGCGGCGCTGCTGGTGTCGTTCACGATCACCATCTCCGGCACGGCGCTCGGCGGTTACCTGCTCCGGCTGGCCGGCCTCGACGACACGAGCTGGGGGCACCAGCTCGTCTCCGTGTCCTCGGTGCCGCTCTCGCTGGCCGCCGACTGGCTGGTGTTCCTCTGGGTGCTGACCCGGCTGCCGCGTCAGCCGGTGGGCGTGCGCAGCGCGGTGCGCGGCGCGATCGCCCTGGCCCTCGGGTTCGAGGCGCTCAAGCTGGCCGGTGGCTTCTACCTGCGGTTGATCGGCAGCTCGCCGACCGGGATCGCGTTCGGCTCGGTGATCGGCCTGATCTTCTTCATCTCGCTGATCGCGCGGATGCTCGTCTACGTCACGGCGTGGACGGCGACCGGCTCGGACGCGCCGCCGAGGCCGGTGCAGCCGCCCGCGCCGGTGGAGCTGAAGCCGGTGATCGTGGTGGACCCGCCGGTCGCGGTGCCGGCCACGATCGGCGTCGTGACCGGCGTGCTCGGGACGCTGCTCGCGCTCAGGTGGCGACGTTCGCGAGGCTGA
- a CDS encoding TetR/AcrR family transcriptional regulator, which produces MPRLADHEQRRRQIAEAVWRIASARGLEDVSLRKVAAEAGVSLRLVQYYFGTRNDLLLGALEILNKDAEEHTRAEVGPAADATPRQVLRTMLVRMLPLDDDRRTRYLVHLAYFVRSLTDPDLATAFSAAPPELERLTADLLAWGQQRGEVPPDLDLMPEAELLLSSVDGLQTSLILGQRTPEAVFALIDHQLGRLFSLANVAT; this is translated from the coding sequence ATGCCGAGACTCGCCGACCACGAGCAACGCCGCCGCCAGATCGCCGAGGCCGTCTGGCGGATCGCCAGCGCGCGCGGACTGGAAGACGTGTCGCTGCGCAAGGTCGCGGCCGAGGCCGGCGTCTCGCTGCGGCTGGTCCAGTACTACTTCGGCACGCGCAACGACCTGCTGCTGGGCGCCCTCGAAATCCTCAACAAGGACGCGGAGGAACACACCCGCGCCGAGGTCGGGCCGGCGGCGGACGCGACACCGCGCCAGGTCCTGCGCACGATGCTGGTGCGGATGCTGCCGCTCGACGACGACCGCCGCACGCGCTACCTCGTGCACCTGGCCTACTTCGTCCGCTCGCTGACCGACCCCGACCTCGCGACGGCGTTCAGCGCGGCGCCGCCGGAGCTCGAGCGGCTGACCGCGGACCTGCTGGCCTGGGGACAGCAGCGCGGCGAGGTGCCGCCGGACCTCGACCTGATGCCCGAAGCCGAGCTGCTCCTCTCGAGCGTCGACGGCCTGCAGACCAGCCTCATCCTGGGCCAGCGCACGCCCGAGGCGGTGTTCGCGCTGATCGACCACCAGCTCGGCCGGCTCTTCAGCCTCGCGAACGTCGCCACCTGA
- a CDS encoding thiolase domain-containing protein: MTKQLTAVLGTGQTHHRAKRTDVSMPGLLREAIDRAMLDAQVGWADIDAVVLGKAPDLFEGVMMPELFLADALGANGKPLLRVHTAGSVGGSTALVAASLVQSGVHRRVLTVAFEKQSESNAMWGLSILPPFQMPVGAGAGGYFAPHVRSYIRRSGAPEHIGAIVAAKDRRNGSLNPYAHLRQADITVESVQASQMLWDPIRYDETCPSSDGACAMVLGDEAAGDAVEGGAAWIHATAMRTEPTTFAGRDQVNPQAGRDAAAALWAEAGIKDPMSEVDVAEIYVPFSWFEPMWLENLGFAAEGEGWKVTEAGETAIGGRLPVNPSGGVLSSNPIGASGMLRFSEAAKQVMGRAGDYQVEGARVALGHAYGGGSQYFSMWVVGADKPR, from the coding sequence ATGACCAAGCAGCTCACGGCCGTGCTCGGCACCGGCCAGACGCACCACCGCGCCAAGCGCACCGACGTCTCGATGCCGGGCCTGCTGCGCGAGGCGATCGACCGCGCGATGCTCGACGCCCAGGTCGGGTGGGCCGACATCGACGCCGTCGTGCTCGGCAAGGCGCCGGACCTGTTCGAGGGCGTCATGATGCCCGAGCTGTTCCTCGCCGACGCGCTCGGGGCGAACGGGAAACCGTTGCTGCGCGTGCACACCGCGGGTTCGGTCGGCGGGTCGACGGCGCTGGTCGCGGCGTCGCTCGTGCAGTCCGGCGTGCACCGCCGGGTGCTCACGGTGGCGTTCGAGAAGCAGTCCGAGTCGAACGCGATGTGGGGCCTGTCGATCCTGCCCCCGTTCCAGATGCCGGTCGGCGCCGGCGCGGGCGGCTACTTCGCGCCACACGTCCGGTCCTACATCCGCCGCTCCGGCGCGCCCGAGCACATCGGCGCGATCGTCGCGGCGAAGGACCGCCGCAACGGCTCGCTCAACCCGTACGCGCACCTGCGCCAGGCCGACATCACCGTCGAGTCGGTGCAGGCGTCGCAGATGCTGTGGGATCCGATCCGCTACGACGAGACGTGCCCGTCGTCCGACGGCGCGTGCGCGATGGTGCTCGGCGACGAGGCCGCCGGGGACGCCGTCGAAGGCGGCGCCGCCTGGATCCACGCGACGGCGATGCGCACCGAGCCGACCACGTTCGCCGGCCGCGACCAGGTCAACCCGCAGGCCGGGCGCGACGCCGCGGCCGCGCTGTGGGCCGAGGCCGGGATCAAGGACCCGATGTCCGAAGTGGACGTCGCCGAGATCTACGTGCCGTTCTCCTGGTTCGAGCCGATGTGGCTGGAAAACCTCGGCTTCGCCGCCGAAGGTGAAGGCTGGAAGGTCACCGAAGCCGGTGAGACGGCGATCGGCGGGCGCCTGCCGGTCAACCCGTCGGGCGGGGTGCTTTCGTCCAACCCGATCGGCGCGTCCGGCATGCTTCGCTTCTCCGAAGCCGCGAAGCAGGTCATGGGCCGGGCCGGGGACTACCAGGTCGAGGGCGCGCGCGTCGCGCTCGGGCACGCCTACGGCGGTGGGTCGCAGTACTTCTCGATGTGGGTGGTCGGCGCCGACAAGCCGCGTTGA
- a CDS encoding thiolase domain-containing protein, whose amino-acid sequence MPDVAIAGFAHAPNVRETPGTTNGVEMLVPIFAEVFAQTGLSKQDIGFWCSGSSDYLAGRAFSFIAAVDAIGAFPPIHESHVEMDAAWALYEAWLKIRMGEVETALVYGFGKSSAGQLRRVLALQLDPYVVTPLWPDSISIAGIQARMGLDAGLWSEKDLAEVAARNRDLDAAELLDTPYVADPLRAHDIAPITDGAAVVILSTVERAKDIVEHPAVIAGIEHRVDSPVLGARDLTRSPSTEIAAKALDLDGVDLAELHAPFTHQEIILRTALGLKDGVNINPSGGALAANPMFSAGLARIGEAARRIHSGESRKAVAHATSGPALQQNLLAVLEAR is encoded by the coding sequence ATGCCAGACGTCGCGATCGCGGGCTTCGCGCACGCCCCGAACGTCCGGGAGACCCCGGGCACCACCAACGGCGTGGAGATGCTCGTCCCGATCTTCGCCGAGGTCTTCGCGCAGACCGGACTGTCCAAGCAGGACATCGGGTTCTGGTGCTCCGGCTCCTCGGACTACCTGGCCGGGCGCGCGTTCTCCTTCATCGCCGCGGTCGACGCGATCGGCGCGTTCCCGCCGATCCACGAGTCGCACGTCGAGATGGACGCCGCCTGGGCGCTCTACGAGGCGTGGCTCAAGATCCGGATGGGCGAGGTCGAGACGGCGCTCGTCTACGGCTTCGGCAAGTCCAGCGCCGGCCAGCTGCGCCGGGTGCTCGCGCTGCAGCTGGACCCGTACGTCGTCACGCCGCTGTGGCCGGACTCGATCTCGATCGCCGGCATTCAGGCACGGATGGGCCTCGACGCCGGGCTGTGGTCCGAAAAGGACCTCGCCGAGGTCGCCGCCCGCAACCGCGACCTCGATGCCGCCGAGCTGCTGGACACGCCGTACGTCGCGGACCCGTTGCGCGCGCACGACATCGCCCCGATCACCGACGGCGCCGCCGTGGTCATCCTGTCCACAGTGGAACGGGCGAAGGACATCGTCGAGCACCCGGCGGTGATCGCCGGGATCGAGCACCGCGTCGACTCCCCCGTGCTCGGCGCCCGCGACCTGACGCGGTCGCCGTCGACCGAGATCGCGGCGAAGGCCCTCGACCTCGACGGCGTCGACCTCGCCGAGCTGCACGCGCCGTTCACGCACCAGGAGATCATCCTGCGCACCGCGCTGGGGCTCAAAGACGGCGTGAACATCAACCCTTCGGGCGGCGCGCTCGCCGCGAACCCGATGTTCTCCGCCGGCCTCGCCCGCATCGGCGAGGCGGCCCGGCGGATCCACAGTGGAGAGTCCCGCAAGGCCGTGGCGCACGCGACGAGCGGACCGGCCCTGCAGCAGAACCTCCTGGCCGTGCTGGAGGCACGATGA
- a CDS encoding Zn-ribbon domain-containing OB-fold protein, translating into MTETPLAAPLNVGFDYTRSTGPVLGRFVNALRERRIEGIRGSDGRVHVPPVEYDPVTADPLSEFVPVAEEGTVVSWSWCPHPLDGQPLSRPFAWALVKLDGADTAMLHAVDAGSPDKIHSGQRVRVRWADDTVGHIRDIAYFLPADAADTTPTEPAPPVAEREEGAPVSIVITPVHLRYQHSASPEESRYLRGLAEGKLIGQRCPACRKVYIPPRGSCPTDGVPTTDEVELPDTGIVTTFCIVNVPFLGQRIKPPYVAAYILLDGADIAFLHLVLGCDAKDVRMGLRVRAAWKPRDEWWTSLENIDHFEPTGEPDAAYETFAHHL; encoded by the coding sequence GTGACCGAGACACCGCTCGCCGCACCCCTGAACGTCGGCTTCGACTACACCCGCTCGACCGGGCCGGTGCTCGGCCGGTTCGTCAACGCGCTGCGCGAGCGCCGCATCGAAGGCATCCGCGGGAGCGACGGCCGGGTGCACGTCCCGCCGGTGGAGTACGACCCGGTGACGGCCGACCCGCTCAGCGAGTTCGTCCCGGTCGCCGAAGAGGGCACCGTCGTCTCCTGGTCGTGGTGCCCGCACCCCCTCGACGGCCAGCCGCTGAGCCGCCCGTTCGCCTGGGCCCTGGTCAAGCTCGACGGCGCCGACACCGCGATGCTGCACGCCGTGGACGCCGGCTCGCCCGACAAGATCCACAGTGGACAGCGCGTCCGCGTCCGCTGGGCCGACGACACCGTCGGGCACATCCGCGACATCGCCTACTTCCTCCCGGCCGACGCCGCGGACACGACACCGACCGAGCCCGCTCCCCCGGTCGCCGAACGCGAAGAGGGCGCGCCGGTCAGCATCGTCATCACGCCGGTGCACCTGCGCTACCAGCACTCCGCGTCGCCCGAAGAGAGCCGCTACCTGCGCGGCCTGGCCGAAGGCAAGCTGATCGGCCAGCGCTGCCCCGCCTGCCGGAAGGTCTACATCCCGCCACGCGGCTCCTGCCCGACCGACGGCGTGCCGACCACCGACGAGGTCGAACTCCCGGACACCGGCATCGTGACGACGTTCTGCATCGTCAACGTCCCGTTCCTGGGCCAGCGGATCAAGCCGCCGTACGTCGCCGCGTACATCCTGCTCGACGGCGCCGACATCGCGTTCCTGCACCTCGTGCTCGGCTGCGACGCGAAGGACGTCCGGATGGGCCTGCGCGTGCGCGCCGCGTGGAAACCGCGCGACGAGTGGTGGACGTCGCTGGAGAACATCGACCACTTCGAGCCGACCGGCGAGCCGGACGCGGCCTACGAAACCTTCGCCCACCACCTGTGA